In the genome of Candidatus Saccharibacteria bacterium, one region contains:
- a CDS encoding O-antigen ligase family protein codes for MVRKSTVREHRSQQRSNDQKGLRHVELGSATGSQAQSVWKHIPLWGSYALLVYMPFHIFLSQWLSTFTGGLEAWKIAKDVITLALVVVSLGLVLWTGAYKQRVFIWAAGLSVAYVALHIITYAINQDTTPEVAALATVYNNRLLWYLIIGLSAWLLTPKSFTINKITKLVLIVSTITAGLGVLQYFAPANIMTYFGYSLDRGVWPAFFIDSKPDLPRIMSTVRDPNSYGAYLILPLTLLWTLLLQSLKVKSKKYKAQVSKLKSPVSSINYHLSTMSSATLLLSGLFMLHGLALFLTFSRSAWIGAFVSLVIVSLVAERRFMKQWFKRLWPFVTAAIFVLAFGILMLRDTYVVQNIIFHADDSTTAEMDSNALHIHAPLEGLRQAGQKPQGYGPGTAGIVSIQNESGSFLTENYYIQILHEVGIAGLAVFGAALLFVVRQLRVESKLGAALFASFWGYFLMSMIMHLWTNEAVAAQWWLAAGLLIGAQMAANEHKPKRQN; via the coding sequence CGGGAGCACCGCAGCCAACAACGCAGTAATGACCAAAAAGGGCTACGGCATGTCGAGCTTGGCTCGGCAACAGGTAGCCAGGCGCAAAGTGTCTGGAAACACATACCACTCTGGGGGAGCTACGCGCTGCTGGTGTACATGCCGTTTCATATCTTTTTGAGCCAGTGGTTGAGCACATTTACCGGCGGTCTGGAAGCCTGGAAAATTGCCAAAGATGTAATAACGCTTGCCCTGGTAGTGGTTAGTCTGGGCTTAGTTTTATGGACCGGCGCGTACAAACAACGAGTATTTATATGGGCTGCCGGGTTGTCGGTGGCGTACGTTGCACTGCATATTATTACCTACGCCATAAACCAGGACACCACACCGGAAGTTGCGGCGTTGGCCACGGTTTATAACAATCGCCTCCTGTGGTATTTGATAATCGGCCTGAGTGCTTGGTTGCTGACGCCAAAAAGTTTCACTATCAATAAAATCACCAAGCTGGTGCTGATCGTCAGCACCATAACCGCCGGGTTAGGAGTGTTGCAGTATTTTGCGCCCGCTAACATCATGACGTATTTTGGCTACAGCTTGGATCGCGGCGTTTGGCCGGCATTCTTTATTGATAGCAAACCGGACTTGCCGCGGATTATGAGCACCGTGCGCGACCCCAACTCCTACGGGGCGTACTTAATCCTACCTCTTACTCTCCTCTGGACGCTGCTTTTGCAGAGTTTAAAAGTAAAAAGTAAAAAGTACAAAGCTCAAGTCTCAAAGCTCAAGTCTCCAGTCTCATCTATTAACTATCATCTATCAACTATGAGCAGCGCCACGCTGCTCCTCAGTGGCCTCTTCATGCTGCACGGTCTCGCGTTGTTTTTGACTTTTTCACGGTCGGCTTGGATCGGGGCATTTGTCAGCTTGGTCATCGTCAGTTTAGTGGCAGAACGCCGGTTTATGAAACAGTGGTTTAAGCGGTTGTGGCCGTTTGTGACAGCGGCGATATTCGTGCTGGCGTTTGGAATACTCATGCTAAGGGATACCTACGTGGTGCAAAACATTATCTTTCATGCCGATGACAGCACAACTGCCGAAATGGACTCCAACGCACTGCATATTCATGCGCCACTAGAGGGGTTACGGCAGGCCGGCCAAAAACCACAAGGCTACGGTCCGGGCACTGCGGGTATTGTCTCGATCCAGAATGAGTCCGGCAGCTTTTTGACAGAAAACTACTACATACAGATATTGCACGAGGTCGGCATTGCCGGACTGGCGGTCTTTGGGGCGGCGCTGTTGTTTGTAGTGCGGCAACTACGGGTTGAGAGCAAACTTGGCGCAGCTTTGTTTGCATCGTTTTGGGGCTACTTCTTGATGAGCATGATTATGCATTTATGGACCAATGAAGCAGTTGCTGCGCAGTGGTGGCTGGCGGCTGGCTTGCTGATCGGGGCGCAGATGGCAGCCAATGAGCACAAGCCAAAGCGACAGAACTGA
- a CDS encoding NAD(P)-dependent oxidoreductase, giving the protein MLKILVTGVNGFVGKHLVRELKARELEVLGLGTEDVPSPEIADQLDDYFSCDLTDKIQVDALPLENVDTIINLAGLANVGASFGAEELYKKVNVEVLTTLGERLLDSKEKARLIAVSTGAVYDPKQQTPLTEESKLITEGSPYALSKIMMEEAAQELQKQGLDCIIVRPFNHVGPGQAPGFLLPDLYQKLLDAKETGKPVTVGNLTTKRDYTDVRDVVRAYSDLATAETLQDNLFNVCSGTSRTGQSVLDALVSEMGLKDKVTIDVDQSLIRPNDPADLYGSFERLSDETGWEPEIPFEQTIKDIVNQ; this is encoded by the coding sequence ATGCTTAAAATACTTGTCACCGGAGTAAATGGTTTTGTCGGCAAACACCTAGTGCGCGAGCTAAAAGCGCGTGAACTTGAGGTGCTCGGGCTTGGTACAGAAGACGTGCCCTCACCTGAAATTGCCGATCAACTGGACGACTATTTTAGCTGCGATCTGACCGATAAAATCCAGGTGGACGCCCTGCCTCTAGAAAATGTTGATACGATTATAAACTTGGCCGGCCTAGCCAATGTTGGCGCCTCTTTTGGTGCAGAAGAGTTATATAAAAAAGTAAACGTAGAGGTGCTAACTACCTTAGGCGAACGGCTGCTCGATAGCAAAGAAAAAGCCCGGCTGATAGCAGTTAGTACCGGTGCAGTTTATGACCCAAAACAGCAGACCCCGCTAACTGAAGAATCCAAACTTATAACCGAAGGCTCGCCGTACGCACTCAGCAAGATCATGATGGAAGAGGCCGCCCAAGAACTCCAAAAACAGGGGCTGGACTGTATTATCGTACGGCCGTTTAATCACGTTGGCCCTGGCCAAGCACCTGGTTTCTTGCTGCCAGACTTATACCAAAAACTGCTTGATGCAAAAGAGACTGGTAAGCCAGTAACTGTTGGCAATTTGACCACCAAGCGTGACTATACCGATGTGCGCGATGTAGTGCGCGCCTACAGCGACCTGGCCACAGCCGAAACCCTGCAAGACAACTTATTTAACGTCTGCAGCGGCACCAGCCGCACCGGCCAAAGTGTGCTAGATGCGTTGGTGAGCGAGATGGGGCTAAAAGATAAGGTTACAATTGATGTTGATCAGTCACTAATCCGGCCAAACGATCCGGCCGATTTATACGGCAGTTTTGAACGCCTAAGTGACGAAACCGGCTGGGAGCCGGAAATCCCATTTGAACAAACCATCAAAGACATAGTTAACCAGTAA
- a CDS encoding ABC transporter ATP-binding protein codes for MATKKDAVIKVQNVSKDFRFASNRSGTLKSLFTGLLQRKEDEEAKIQHALKDISFEIKKGEFFGIVGRNGSGKSTLLKMLAGIYQPSEGNIQVEGKLVPFIELGVGFNPELTGKENVYLNGALLGFSEDEVDKFYDEVVEFAELEQFMDKKLKNYSSGMQVRLAFSMAIRAQADILLIDEVLAVGDADFQRKCFEYFNHLKKVKSTVIFVSHDMEAIRQYCDRAVLVEDSVLIEEGSAETVAQAYTRQFTETQTSVREDNSGEDNPKRWGEGGIITKSVAVDITEQKITMTQTLQANEDMKSYIAGIRLKNTANQYITGTNTKIEHKKVNPLKAGETVDIIWEMSNILSDGDYLIDPAVLYSNEITVGDWWDDAVQFTVKRNRKIPYIIDPGFKVHVKDVQ; via the coding sequence ATGGCCACCAAGAAAGACGCCGTTATCAAGGTGCAAAATGTCTCTAAGGACTTTCGGTTTGCTAGCAATCGTTCTGGCACACTCAAGAGTCTGTTTACCGGATTATTACAGCGCAAAGAGGACGAAGAGGCTAAAATCCAGCACGCCCTAAAAGATATTAGTTTCGAGATCAAAAAAGGCGAGTTTTTTGGCATTGTCGGGCGTAATGGCAGTGGCAAGAGTACGTTGCTTAAGATGTTGGCGGGTATTTATCAGCCATCAGAGGGCAATATTCAGGTAGAGGGTAAGTTGGTGCCGTTTATTGAGCTCGGTGTAGGGTTTAATCCAGAACTAACCGGCAAAGAAAACGTCTATCTTAATGGTGCGCTATTGGGCTTTAGCGAAGATGAGGTAGACAAATTTTATGATGAAGTAGTGGAGTTTGCCGAGCTAGAACAGTTCATGGACAAAAAGCTCAAAAACTACTCATCCGGCATGCAAGTGCGCCTGGCGTTTTCTATGGCCATCCGCGCCCAAGCCGACATTCTGCTAATTGACGAAGTATTAGCAGTCGGCGACGCCGATTTCCAGCGTAAGTGCTTTGAGTATTTTAATCACCTGAAAAAAGTGAAAAGTACCGTTATATTTGTGAGTCACGATATGGAAGCCATTCGTCAATATTGTGATAGAGCGGTACTAGTAGAAGACAGTGTCTTAATAGAAGAAGGTAGCGCGGAAACTGTAGCACAAGCCTACACAAGACAATTCACTGAGACGCAAACTAGCGTACGCGAGGATAATTCTGGTGAAGACAATCCAAAAAGATGGGGTGAGGGCGGCATTATTACAAAATCCGTCGCAGTGGATATCACTGAACAAAAAATTACCATGACGCAAACTTTACAAGCCAATGAAGACATGAAGAGCTACATAGCCGGGATTAGACTGAAAAATACGGCTAACCAGTACATTACTGGCACAAACACAAAGATTGAACATAAAAAAGTTAACCCCCTTAAGGCTGGCGAAACGGTGGATATAATCTGGGAAATGTCGAACATACTAAGCGACGGTGACTACCTTATTGATCCAGCGGTACTTTATTCAAACGAGATTACAGTCGGGGATTGGTGGGACGATGCAGTACAGTTCACAGTTAAGAGAAACAGAAAGATACCCTATATAATAGACCCGGGTTTTAAAGTACATGTAAAGGATGTGCAGTAA
- a CDS encoding glycosyltransferase — translation MKITVLSSLPPTKGVSKYTAGLLGGLHKHTEVEAVGFKRMYPEFLYPGGTKDDSLKPIYLEGVKVRNTLTWYNPFGWVWAGLTIKGDVVHAQWWSYVLAPVYATILFIAKFIRRKKIIITIHNVKPHEQGFIKNLANKIIFALGDKFIVHTKQNKKELTKSFKIPASKVTVISHGVLMPDVPIRDTTKKQARKQLGIADNKKVLLFFGIIRDYKGLDVLLSALAEVKKQVPEVLLLIAGKPWEGWSKYQRIIDKNNLQDTVKTDLRFIPEEDIEMYFAATDLVVLPYKHFDAQSGAGSLALPFGKAMLVTDNGGLSELVKDEAAVVEPNSKKDLSKKIVSVLNDSELRKKLDKDSLDLAKQLSWDEIAKETRKLYKKLM, via the coding sequence ATGAAGATAACGGTTTTAAGTAGTCTTCCGCCTACAAAAGGGGTGAGTAAATATACCGCGGGATTGCTCGGAGGTTTACACAAACACACAGAAGTTGAGGCCGTTGGATTTAAACGGATGTATCCTGAATTTTTGTATCCTGGTGGCACAAAAGACGACAGCCTAAAACCTATTTATCTAGAGGGCGTCAAAGTTAGGAACACATTGACATGGTATAACCCGTTCGGTTGGGTTTGGGCAGGGCTCACAATAAAAGGTGACGTCGTTCACGCCCAGTGGTGGAGCTACGTATTAGCACCGGTGTATGCCACCATTTTGTTTATAGCTAAGTTTATAAGACGAAAAAAAATCATCATCACCATACATAACGTAAAACCTCACGAACAAGGATTTATAAAAAACCTGGCCAATAAGATTATTTTTGCACTCGGTGATAAGTTTATAGTTCATACCAAACAGAATAAAAAAGAGCTAACCAAAAGTTTCAAAATACCAGCTAGTAAAGTAACAGTTATCTCCCATGGTGTACTGATGCCGGACGTTCCAATAAGGGACACAACCAAAAAACAGGCAAGGAAACAACTTGGTATTGCAGATAACAAAAAAGTTCTGTTATTTTTTGGTATAATCCGCGACTACAAAGGATTGGACGTACTGTTGAGTGCGCTTGCTGAAGTGAAAAAGCAAGTCCCTGAAGTCCTTTTGCTTATAGCAGGGAAACCGTGGGAAGGATGGAGTAAATATCAGAGAATAATCGATAAAAATAATTTACAAGATACCGTAAAAACCGATCTACGTTTTATCCCTGAGGAAGATATCGAGATGTACTTTGCTGCCACTGATCTAGTTGTCTTGCCCTATAAACATTTTGACGCGCAAAGCGGAGCAGGCTCATTGGCTTTACCATTCGGCAAGGCAATGCTTGTAACTGATAACGGCGGTTTAAGTGAACTGGTTAAAGATGAAGCAGCAGTCGTTGAACCAAATAGCAAAAAAGATCTTTCAAAAAAGATTGTCAGTGTACTCAATGACTCAGAATTAAGAAAAAAGCTGGATAAAGACTCTCTTGATTTGGCTAAACAACTCTCTTGGGATGAAATTGCCAAAGAAACACGAAAATTATACAAAAAACTAATGTAG
- a CDS encoding GDP-mannose 4,6-dehydratase, whose protein sequence is MKKRALITGITGQDGAHLAQLLHDKNYEVFGVIRGQRNPRREATEQLLPYVTLIEADLTDLSSLVRAMETSKPDEVYNLAAISHVGYSFKDPILTAEVTGKGVLNMLEAIRLSGGEKTVKFYQASTSEMFGGLEYNRPDKGYNEDAIFHPRSPYGVAKLYGHWIARNYRESYGMFVSCGILFNHEGEHRGLEFVTRKITNAVARIKLGKQDHIELGDLWPKRDWGYAGDYTEGMWRMLQQDKPDDYVLATGETHSIEEFLTLAFKEIGIDDWKPYVKQNPAFMRPAEVDVLLGDPSKAEKQLGWKRKVDFPGLVKLMVKHDLELEKLDQSDNKI, encoded by the coding sequence ATGAAAAAACGAGCACTTATTACCGGTATTACTGGTCAGGACGGCGCACATTTAGCCCAACTGCTGCACGATAAAAACTATGAAGTGTTCGGTGTTATCCGCGGGCAACGCAACCCGCGCCGCGAGGCTACAGAGCAGCTTTTGCCTTACGTCACCCTAATAGAAGCTGATCTAACCGATTTATCCTCACTAGTCCGCGCCATGGAAACTTCCAAGCCTGATGAGGTGTATAACTTGGCTGCCATCAGTCATGTCGGTTATTCGTTCAAGGATCCTATTTTAACTGCAGAGGTTACTGGTAAGGGCGTGCTCAACATGCTGGAGGCAATACGTCTTAGCGGCGGCGAAAAAACCGTTAAGTTTTATCAGGCATCAACCTCAGAAATGTTTGGCGGCCTAGAATACAACCGTCCAGACAAAGGCTATAACGAGGATGCTATCTTCCATCCGCGCAGCCCTTACGGCGTGGCTAAGCTATACGGTCACTGGATAGCTCGCAATTACCGCGAAAGTTACGGTATGTTCGTATCGTGCGGAATCTTATTCAATCATGAGGGCGAACACCGCGGGCTAGAGTTTGTGACCCGCAAAATTACCAACGCCGTGGCACGTATCAAGCTCGGCAAACAAGACCATATAGAGCTTGGTGATCTATGGCCTAAGCGTGACTGGGGTTACGCCGGCGACTACACAGAAGGCATGTGGCGTATGTTGCAGCAAGACAAACCTGATGATTATGTGCTGGCAACCGGTGAAACGCATTCTATTGAGGAGTTTTTGACCCTAGCGTTTAAAGAAATTGGCATTGATGACTGGAAACCATACGTCAAACAAAACCCGGCGTTTATGCGCCCGGCAGAGGTTGACGTATTGCTTGGTGATCCGTCCAAGGCAGAAAAGCAGCTTGGCTGGAAGCGCAAAGTCGACTTTCCAGGTCTCGTCAAACTGATGGTCAAACACGATCTAGAGTTAGAGAAGCTTGATCAATCTGACAACAAAATCTGA
- a CDS encoding glycosyltransferase family 1 protein, protein MIKKRIYFEGLGLVEGHFSGIGQYILGTLRGIDAILEREKLAGNPVPDVRVIIPYNTLDKFQSYKFKHIRAKRLPITFRTMARLWHHNLMPPLDLWCGRGYYIFTRFVTMPLVFSKSSVVIYDLSYEHYRQYSDERNANFLSKGVKKSIKQVEKVFAISENGKQEIASFYNLPKNDVIVATPAADQRYFYRRSEQEINKVKQKYGIKKNYILALSNLEPRKNLDLLVDAYCKLPEKYRKDISLLLVGVSGWKTDALFAKIVELVKDGYDIVRPSEYVSDKDKPAIISGAKMLVYPSHYEGFGMPPLEALACGVPVISADNSSLPEVVGDAGVLLNCTDLDGFVKHIKHHLDNIEAVSAKTITAGPEQASNFAWEKSAQQYWDLIMEKTK, encoded by the coding sequence ATGATCAAAAAAAGAATATATTTTGAAGGGCTTGGCCTCGTTGAGGGGCATTTTAGCGGTATTGGTCAATATATTCTCGGCACGTTGCGCGGTATAGACGCCATACTAGAGCGAGAGAAGCTTGCTGGTAACCCTGTGCCAGACGTTCGGGTTATTATCCCTTACAATACCCTAGACAAATTCCAGTCATATAAGTTTAAACACATACGTGCCAAACGGTTGCCTATAACATTCAGAACCATGGCTCGGCTATGGCATCACAACCTTATGCCGCCTTTAGACCTTTGGTGCGGCCGTGGCTACTACATATTCACGCGTTTTGTGACGATGCCATTAGTTTTTAGTAAATCTTCGGTAGTTATATATGACCTGTCTTATGAGCATTACCGCCAATACTCCGATGAGCGCAATGCTAACTTCCTCTCCAAAGGTGTTAAGAAGTCTATAAAGCAGGTAGAGAAAGTTTTTGCCATATCAGAAAACGGCAAACAAGAAATTGCTAGTTTTTATAACCTACCTAAAAATGATGTTATCGTGGCTACTCCTGCGGCCGACCAACGCTACTTTTACCGCCGCTCGGAGCAAGAGATAAACAAGGTAAAGCAAAAATACGGTATAAAGAAAAACTATATTCTAGCCCTATCAAACCTAGAGCCGCGCAAAAATTTAGATCTTTTGGTTGATGCCTACTGCAAACTTCCAGAAAAATACCGTAAAGATATCAGTTTGTTGCTTGTTGGTGTGAGTGGCTGGAAGACCGACGCATTGTTTGCCAAAATTGTTGAGCTAGTTAAAGATGGCTACGATATTGTACGACCATCTGAATATGTATCGGACAAAGACAAGCCGGCGATTATTTCTGGAGCTAAAATGCTGGTATATCCGAGCCACTACGAGGGCTTTGGTATGCCACCGCTTGAAGCACTGGCATGCGGAGTACCGGTTATCTCTGCGGATAATTCATCCTTGCCTGAGGTTGTAGGTGATGCTGGTGTTTTGTTAAATTGCACTGATTTAGACGGCTTTGTAAAACACATAAAACACCACCTGGACAACATTGAAGCAGTCTCAGCTAAAACAATAACCGCCGGCCCGGAACAAGCCAGCAACTTCGCCTGGGAAAAGAGTGCCCAACAATACTGGGATTTGATTATGGAGAAAACCAAATGA
- a CDS encoding FkbM family methyltransferase, producing MKPIIYYGQNREDLILSAFFPDEKDGFYVDVGAHHPVKDSVTKLFYDKGWTGINIEPQPKQHKLLKQKRPRDINLQIGISDKPGKLQLRSYAMDGFSTFSDSIKKEHKQGKIEGTKKYRDYEVEVDTLGNVFKKHGVKKISFLKVDVEGLEYEVLAGNNWNKFRPEVLCIEANHIVKDWRSLLKQNRYSYVLFDGLNEYFVSHEAEFRIELFRKTYPDILVSSSVLSYGWSQQIDKLSAQLQKVQATLDNQMHANKQLQETINQQEKELRSVIALSKRLAKRTVKKLLPIKNNFNKD from the coding sequence ATGAAACCAATAATCTACTATGGTCAAAACCGTGAAGACCTTATTTTGTCAGCATTTTTTCCTGATGAGAAAGATGGGTTTTATGTTGATGTCGGAGCTCATCATCCAGTAAAAGATTCGGTTACTAAATTGTTTTACGACAAGGGTTGGACGGGTATTAATATTGAACCCCAGCCTAAACAACATAAACTTTTGAAACAAAAAAGACCTAGAGACATCAATTTACAGATTGGTATATCTGATAAGCCAGGCAAATTACAGCTGCGAAGCTATGCCATGGATGGGTTCTCTACCTTTTCGGATAGTATTAAAAAAGAGCACAAGCAAGGCAAAATAGAGGGCACAAAAAAATATCGTGACTATGAAGTAGAAGTTGATACGCTAGGCAATGTATTTAAAAAGCACGGTGTCAAAAAGATTTCATTTTTAAAGGTGGACGTAGAAGGTCTTGAGTATGAGGTACTTGCTGGTAATAACTGGAATAAATTTAGGCCAGAAGTACTCTGCATTGAAGCCAATCATATAGTGAAAGACTGGCGGAGTTTACTAAAGCAAAACAGGTACTCTTATGTATTATTTGATGGATTAAATGAATATTTTGTATCACACGAAGCAGAATTCCGTATAGAACTATTCAGAAAAACCTATCCAGATATTCTTGTATCATCTTCAGTTCTGTCATATGGGTGGTCGCAACAAATCGATAAACTTTCGGCGCAATTACAGAAAGTGCAGGCAACTCTAGATAATCAAATGCACGCAAACAAACAACTACAAGAAACAATCAATCAACAAGAAAAAGAGTTGCGCAGCGTAATCGCCTTGTCGAAACGGCTGGCGAAAAGAACAGTAAAAAAATTACTGCCAATAAAAAATAATTTTAACAAAGACTAG
- a CDS encoding ABC transporter permease, translating to MKRLQQRYRYSLILLKQLVKTDFKLRYQGSFLGYLWSLLRPLALFVILYIVFARFLRFGEAVPNFPVYLLFGIVLWNYFVEVTSNSVSAIVGKGDLIRKLNFPKYVIIMSGSLSALINLGINMIVLAAFMWFTGVDLRIEALLLPIVLAELFVFALALAFLLSALFVKFRDITYIWEVVLQAGFYATPIIYPLSLIPDIAAKLLLLSPVAQIIQDARYLLITPETTTLSQLYGTHLVRLIPLSVILVICIFSVTYFRKRSKYFAEEV from the coding sequence GTGAAAAGACTTCAACAACGCTATCGATATTCCTTGATTTTGCTCAAGCAGCTGGTAAAAACGGATTTTAAATTGCGTTATCAAGGCTCCTTTTTGGGGTATCTTTGGTCACTTCTGCGGCCGCTGGCGTTATTTGTCATTTTGTACATTGTGTTCGCGCGGTTTTTGCGGTTTGGCGAAGCTGTTCCAAACTTCCCGGTTTACCTGTTGTTTGGCATTGTGCTGTGGAACTATTTTGTGGAGGTCACCAGCAACAGTGTCAGTGCTATCGTCGGCAAGGGCGACTTGATCCGCAAACTCAACTTTCCTAAATACGTAATTATTATGTCCGGCTCGTTATCGGCGCTGATCAACCTAGGCATTAACATGATAGTCTTAGCGGCCTTTATGTGGTTTACCGGAGTAGATTTAAGGATCGAGGCTTTGCTGTTGCCAATTGTGTTGGCCGAGTTGTTCGTGTTTGCGCTGGCGCTAGCCTTTTTACTCAGCGCGCTGTTCGTGAAGTTCCGTGACATTACCTACATCTGGGAGGTCGTGTTGCAAGCTGGGTTTTACGCCACCCCGATCATTTATCCGCTAAGCTTAATCCCGGATATTGCCGCCAAACTGTTGTTGCTTAGCCCGGTGGCACAGATAATCCAAGATGCTCGATACCTGTTAATTACGCCAGAAACAACCACCCTAAGTCAGTTGTACGGTACGCATCTGGTGCGCCTGATACCATTGTCGGTTATTTTGGTCATATGTATTTTTTCTGTGACGTATTTCCGCAAGCGATCTAAATACTTTGCGGAGGAGGTGTAG
- a CDS encoding glycosyltransferase family 1 protein translates to MKIGIDATVLQGPHRMRGIGYTLINFINHLPKEAKTKHHFVLYLYEQDKDQALNLLELKGVNHSIVSIPNPLANPRRNKLKHIAKQLGRFVPAIIKAPFKVALHQFRIYKDYYLGDTRLGSLRDIDKFIQFNQEQHLPRHAKGKVALVLYDMIPYVMEADYLLSYSTARNKGCTRRSALNHALHRRQYKSRLKFNCKRADYLLAISKHTKKDFVTRLSVPAKKIQVCLLGVDGSKTKKTDKDPQLHRYTYTSWGTIPRKLDLNDKKFLLFLGGADPRRKLVDLVAAFNNLRAQGHDIKLVLAGDTSKGPFDIPVPALQDYFRNTSYLDDVYFLGFVEDYQREWLYKHAVAFVYPSVYEGFGLPVLEAMRHGTPVITYRNTSILEVAEDAAIYADDFMGITRTVRDLVSNSTDSSKFSLTGKKQAKKFGWNKTADSIIRAIKN, encoded by the coding sequence ATGAAGATAGGTATCGACGCCACTGTGCTGCAAGGCCCGCACCGGATGCGCGGCATTGGCTATACGCTTATCAACTTTATAAACCACCTGCCAAAAGAAGCAAAAACTAAGCACCATTTTGTACTGTACTTATATGAACAAGACAAAGATCAAGCGCTCAATTTACTAGAATTAAAAGGCGTAAACCATAGCATTGTTTCGATACCTAACCCACTAGCTAATCCAAGAAGAAACAAGCTAAAACACATCGCCAAACAATTGGGTAGGTTTGTACCGGCTATAATCAAAGCACCCTTTAAAGTTGCCCTACATCAGTTTAGAATTTACAAAGATTATTACCTCGGAGACACGCGTCTAGGTTCATTGCGTGATATTGATAAATTTATCCAGTTTAACCAAGAGCAACATTTGCCACGCCACGCCAAAGGTAAAGTCGCGCTGGTTTTATATGACATGATCCCCTACGTCATGGAGGCAGATTACTTACTGTCTTACTCTACTGCACGTAATAAAGGATGCACCAGAAGAAGCGCGCTTAATCATGCCCTGCACCGCCGGCAATACAAAAGCCGCCTAAAGTTTAATTGCAAACGAGCTGACTATTTATTAGCTATTTCAAAGCATACTAAAAAAGATTTTGTGACCCGCCTATCGGTGCCGGCCAAAAAAATACAAGTTTGTTTGCTAGGGGTAGACGGCAGCAAAACCAAGAAGACAGATAAAGACCCACAGTTACACAGATACACCTATACAAGCTGGGGAACCATACCCCGTAAATTAGACCTGAATGATAAGAAGTTCTTGTTGTTTTTGGGCGGAGCTGACCCCAGAAGAAAACTTGTTGACCTTGTAGCTGCTTTTAATAATTTGCGTGCACAAGGCCATGATATAAAACTTGTACTTGCCGGCGACACTTCCAAAGGCCCTTTTGACATACCGGTTCCAGCTTTGCAGGATTACTTCAGAAACACCTCATATTTAGACGATGTTTACTTCCTTGGGTTCGTAGAAGATTACCAACGTGAATGGCTTTATAAACATGCAGTCGCATTTGTATATCCTAGCGTGTATGAGGGGTTTGGTTTGCCGGTACTTGAAGCCATGCGCCACGGTACGCCAGTCATTACTTATCGCAACACTTCTATTTTAGAGGTAGCTGAAGATGCGGCAATCTATGCAGACGATTTTATGGGTATTACTCGCACAGTTAGAGACTTGGTATCTAACAGCACAGACTCAAGTAAGTTCTCTTTGACTGGAAAGAAACAAGCAAAGAAATTTGGCTGGAATAAGACGGCTGATAGTATTATCCGTGCTATAAAAAACTAG